Genomic segment of Bacteroides intestinalis DSM 17393:
ATCATCTGGAGTCCGCTTTCAAAGATGACGAACAGGGCCATCTGATAAGCGCGTGTACCTATGCTGGCGGAATTAGGACGTTCGCAACGATATACTTCCGGTTGCATGCTGAACATGGCTCCGGGGGTATAATCCATCGGACCCACTGCATTTCTCATGAAAGGCAGGTAAACACTGTTATCCGGTTTACATCCGCCCATTTGTTCCATACCTCTTACGCCTTCATACGACAGTACGTTAGGATACTTATATTCTAACCCGGCCGGTTTGAATGAACCATGGAAATCAACAAATAAATGATGTTTTGCGGCTTCCTTAGCCACTTTTTCATAGTAGTTAACCATCCATTGGTCACTCCGATCCATAAAGTCGATTTTAACGCCTTTTATTCCCCAATTTTCAAAAGTTCCAAAAAGCTCGAAGTTATTCTCTACTGCCAGCCATGTCAGCCAAAGTACAATGCCTACATTTTTCTCTTTGCCATAACGGATAAGTTCATGCAGGTCTACGTCCGGGTTGGGAGTATACGGATCTTTTGTAGATTTTGCCCAGCCTTCGTCCATGATGATATAGGGCACTCCGTAACGGGAGGCAAAGTCGATGAAGTACTTGTAGGTGTTCAGATTACATCCGGCTACAAAGTTTACGTCCGGACCGTAAGGAGTGGCACCATTCCACCATTCCCAACTGGCTAATCCGGGCTTAATCCAGGATGTGTCTTCCAGTAGATTCTTGTCTGCCAGCTTATAGGTCATCGTATTTTCTATCAGTTGCCTGTCATCCTTGCTGATGACGAAGTAACGCCAGGGAAAATCACGTTTTCCATTCGTCTTGGCTATATAATCCGCTTCTTTGAGAATCTTCAGGCTCCGGTCTCCATCTTCTCCGAATTCCACCGGTACCTTCGGAAACACGGAATACATTCCATTGTTATTATTGCTTTTGAGGAATAGGGCAGGATAGTCCGTCAGATTCGATTCACTGATCAGGATCTTATAGCCTTTTTGTGTATCGATCAGGATGGGCAATAAAGCCATCTTGTCGGTTTCTTTCCAATCTTTGCTTTGTATGTGTTGATAGGCTTCTTCATAAGCTGTTTTGAAACTACCCGGTTGTTGGGTATGGAGTAAGTAATTATCCGGGAAATGCACTTGGAATGTCTCATTCTTTACCTCAACAATTCCTTTTTTGTTGGTGATGAAACGATAGGCAAGTCCGTCATTAAAGGCACGGAATTCCACAGAATAATCTCCCTTGAATTTCAATATGAGCTGATTGTAATTGTTGGAGACGGTTGAATACTTAAGTGGTACAATAGGGGTTAATTCTTCCTGAATGCTTTTGGAGGTTGCTTTTAGCAGTTTGGGGTTAGCCCCCAATTGCAGGTTACCTATTTCCAATTGCAGGTTGCCTTTTTCCAGTAATGTTTCATTCTGGTAGGTAATGTCGTAGTCGATTTTATCCGAAAGACTGATGGATATACCGATATTCTTATCCGGGGATGACAACTTATATATCTTTTGGCTATGGCCATATAAAGATACACAAAATGCACAAAGTAACAACAGGTGTTTTTTCATGGTAAATAATTGTTTTATGTTTCGGTGTAAAAGTACTGCGTTGTGTAGATTATCCTTTATGTATTCGTGACATTTATGTGTTTTTTTTGCGACATTCGGGCTTTATATACAATAATGTCATATATCCGTATACCGGATGACCTCATGACGCCCTATCTTTACCTCACACTAAAAACATTAAATGCGAATGCTATGAATTTGAAACAATCTCTTATGGTATGTGGTGCTTTTCTGGCACTGACAAACGGAGTCGTTTCAGCCCAGACTACTGCTACGAAAACGGCAAAAGTATATACTGTGGCTGATGCTCATCTGGATACCCAATGGAATTGGGATGTGCAAACCACCATTAAAGAATATGTGTGGAACACATTAAACCAGAACCTGCTTCTACTGAAGCAATATCCCAATTATATTTTTAATTTTGAAGGAGGTGTAAAGTATGCCTGGATGAAGGAATTTTATCCCCGGGAATACGAATTGTTGAAGGAGTACATCAAAGAAGGACGTTGGCACATTTCCGGTAGTAGCTGGGATGCCAATGATGCTTTAGTTCCTTCCACCGAATCCTTCATCCGTAACATTATGTTGGGTCAGGAATACTACCGGAAGGAATTCGGGGTGGAGAGTACCGATATTTTTCTTCCCGACTGTTTCGGTTTCGGCTGGACTTTACCCACTATTGCCGCTCATTGTAGTCTGATAGGTTTCTCCTCTCAAAAGCTGGACTGGCGTGTACATCCTTTCTTTGGAAAGAGTAAACATCCTTTCACCATTGGAGTGTGGAAAGGAATAGATGGTTCTTCTATCATGCTGGCTCATGGTTACGGCTATGGTAAAAGATGGAATGATGTAGATTTATCTGAAAATAAAGAGCTGATGGAATTAGCGGAGCGTACCCCTTTGAAAACTGTTTACCGTTATTATGGAACAGGTGACATCGGTGGTTCACCTACTATTGGTTCCGTACGTTCCGTAGAGAAAGGCGTGAAGGGTAATGGTCCATTGCAAATTATAAGTGCTACGAGCGACCAGTTGTTCAAGGATTATCAGCCTTACAAAGAACATCCTGAACTTCCTATGTACGATGGTGAACTATTGATGGACGTACATGGTACCGGATGTTATACTTCGCAAGCGGCTATGAAACTCTATAACCGCCAGAACGAACTTCTGGGTGATGCAGCCGAACGTGCGGCAGTAGGTGCCGAGTGGCTGAATCTTGCAGATTATCCCGGTACTTTCCTGACTGATGCGTGGAAACGCTTTATATATCATCAGTTCCATGACGACCTGACGGGAACCAGTATTCCCCGTGCCTATGAATTCTCATGGAATGATGAATTAATTTCTCTTTCTCAATTCTCAGATGTGCTGACATCCTCAGTACGCGGCGTTGCCAGCCAACTGGATACCCGCGTAAAAGGTATTCCTGTAGTACTTTATAATCCGTTGGGCTTCTCTGCAAAGAGTGTGGTGGAAGTGGAAGTCAGTATGCCGCGCGCTCCCAAAGGCGTATCTGTTTTTGATGAGGCGGGAAAGAAAGTGGCTTCTCAATTGCTTTCTTATCAAAACGGGAAAGCAAATCTGCTGATTGATGCTGTGGTACCTCCGGTAGGTTATGCTGTATATGATGTCCGTACTTCCGGTGAAAAGGCTACAGAGCTCTCTGCACCGGTCCGTGAAGGCGAAAACTACCGGGTAGAAAACTCCGTATACAGTATGAAGCTGGATGCTAACGGAGATATCATTTCTTTGCTGGACAAGAAAAACGATAAAGAGATTGTGAAGCCCGGAAAGGCTATCCGTCTGGCTCTCTTTACGGAGAACAAATCTTATAGCTGGCCGGCTTGGGAGATTCTGAAAGAAACCATAGATAAAGAACCTATTTCCATTACGGATAAGAATGCTGAGGTTACACTGGTGGAAAACGGTCCGCTACGTAAAACAATCCGTATCAAGAAGCAGCATGATGAATCAGTTTTCTGCCAATACATCCGGCTTTATGAAGGAAGTCAGGCACCTCGTATCGATTTCTATAACGAAATAGAATGGCAGAGTACCAACGCCCTGCTGAAAGCAGAGTTTCCTCTGAACGTTTCTAATGAGAAGGCGACCTATGATTTGGGTATCGGCAGCATACAGAGAGGCAATAATGTCCCTACAGCCTATGAAGTATATGCACATTATTGGGCCGATCTGACCGACAAGAATGAAAGTTATGGAGTTTCTATATTGAATGACAGCAAATACGGATGGGATAAGCCCAATGACAATACGATTCGTCTCACGCTATTGCACACACCGGAAACAAAGCGAAACTATGCTTATCAGAATCGTCAGGATTTTGGTTTCCATAGCTTTACTTATAGCTTGATAGGTCATGACGGTAAGCTGGATAAAGCGGAAACCGTTCAGCAAGGAGAATTGTTGAATCAGCGTCTGAAGGCTTTCCAGACTGATAGTCATAAAGGTACATTAGGCAAAACTTTCTCTTTCGCTTCATCTGATAATCGGAATGTACTGCTTAAAGCATTGAAGAAAGCTGAAAGTTCTGATGAATATGTGGTACGTGTGTACGAAACTGAGGGTAAGCAGGAACAGAAAGCTACTCTGACTTTTGCCGGAGAGATAACCGCTGCTTGTGAAGCAGACGGAACGGAGAAGAAGATCGGTAATGCTTCATTCGCAGGAAACACCTTGCAGGTTTCTTTAAAACCCTATTCTGTCAAGACATTCAAGATCAAGTTGAAACCTTCCGGGTCAGTGGCTGCCACATTGGATTCAGAATATCTCGCGTTGAATTATAACCGTAAATGTGCTTCATGGAACGAATTCCGTAATGAAGGAAATTTTGAATCCGGCTATTCCTATGCAGCCGAACTGCTTCCTGAATCATTGACTGTGAATCAGATTCCTTTCAAGCTGGGTGAGAAAGATGCTGCCAACGGTATGACTTGTAACGGAGATACCCTGCAAATTCCTGTAGGCAAAGGATATAACCGTATTTATTTCCTTGCAGCTGCCACCGATGCGGATTATGAAGCTACCTTTACCACCGGTAAAACACAGCAGAAAGCCTTTGTCCCTTGTTATACCGGATTTATCGGTCAATGGGGACATACGAATCATACAGAAGGGTATTTGAAAGAAGCTGAAATAGCCTATGTAGGTACTCACCGCCATGGAGCTACCGAAGATCTTCCTTATGAATTTACCTATATGTTTAAGATAGGGGTAGATATTCCTAAGGGTGCCACTACAGTTATATTGCCTGCAAACGAAAAGATCGTTCTTTTTGCCGCTACTGCTGTAAAAGAAACAATGGAACCAGTGGAAGTAGCTACCCAATTATTCAGGACTGCCGTGAAAGGTTCAGTTACCATCAAGGAAGCTACCGTTCCCAAGGAGAACATCTTGAAAGAAGCCCATGTGATGGGTTGGTCAGGATATACGCGTGAAGGTGAACACCCCCGTCTGATGGTGGATGGAAATAGCGAAACAAAGTGGTGTGATACCAGTATATTACCCAACTACGTGGATTTCGACCTGGGTGAAAACAAGACTATCAGCGGCTGGAAATTACTCAATGCCGGACAAGAAAGCCAATCCTGGATTACAAGTGACTGCTTCCTACAGGTGAAAAATGCTGTTAACGAAGAATGGAAGACGGTAGACGGAATATTTGGTAACTCAAGTAACGAAGTATCCAGAAATCTTTCGCAGCCGATAGAAGCGCGTTATGTTCGTCTCTTGGTAACTAGACCGACACAAAGCAAAAATGGAAATGCAGTGCGTATCTATGAATTTAATGTGTATTAAATAAAGGCGTTTGAATTAAAATCCCCGGTATCCTTCTTCATGACGGGATATCGGGGATTTTCTATTTGAACCCTATCTGAAACATACTTGCTTCGTACCATTGCCGTACTTTCTCCACTCAGAGGTACCTCTGGATGGAGAAGGTACGGAGCAAGTGTGCTTCAGATAGGGCTCAGGTATGGTGCAGGAGATACTTATTTCTCCTGCATTTTGTCCATCAGTACTTTTATCCAGTAACCTCCGATTACAGAACGAGCCTTAAAACCAACCCAGGTACCTGTATCGGTATAGTGCCAGTCGTTCATTGGTACACGGGAGATTGTTTCATTGGCATATTTGTAAATGGGATCAATGAACTTTTCAAATGTAGCCTGGTCGGAAGCCATGGCGGCTGTCCACATAATCCAATCGGACTTGCTGTAAGTCTTGCGGTTATCCAGCGGCAGACCGTAAGCATTCTGTTTGGTCAGGTAATATTTGATTTCCTTTTCAGCAACACCGGGGAATAGGTTCAAATTCCACATCTTGTCCCATACCATATTATACTTCTGGCTCCAAGTGTTTTCACGGTCGAAAGCCAGACGGTAGTGGTCACCTTCACGTGCCATTTCTTCCCATTTTACGGCCATCTTTTTTGCAGTTGTTGCGTATCGGGCAGCAACATCATTCATGCCAAGCATACGTGCCATTTCGCTATAAGCGGCAACGCCCATGATTGCTTTTACGGACAGGTTGGTATTGTGTGCCCAGTGTCCGGCAAAGTCATCCGTACATAATTGGTTCTCAGGATTCTGCCCGTATTCTGCAAGATAGTCGGTCCAGATAGTCAATAGATCCCAGTACCGTTTGGCATAATTGGCATTGCCTTCTGCTTTGGCAATGGCTGCTGTCAGAATTACCATATTACCCCCTTCCTCAAGTGGCATATCACCGCCGTACACCTGACCGTTGGCTATGGGATAGGTGCCCAGGTCGTGAGCAGGGAACGGCTTATTCCAGCGTCCGCTTGCACTGTATTCGAAGATACTGGTCATCATTGCTTTTTGGAGGTCGGGATTATATATCAGGAACAAGGGGGCGGAAGGATAAGTCAGGTCAACCGTATTGACACATCCGTTGCTATTGTTTTCTTTAGAGAAGAACAGCAAATTGCCTTTTTCATCTTTAAACAGCTTATGGGCGGCAATCACCTGACGGTAAGCTAATGCGCAGAGTTCGGCATATTTGCGACCGCCAGCCTGTTCGGCATCATTCAGAATCATGGCATCGTAGGCACGGCAACGATGCATGATGCTTTCATAATTTTCTTTGGCACGTTCGAATGCATCGAAGATACTTACTTTACCATCGTGTTTCCAGTAAGCCATACGACGCTGGTACATGTATTCGATGGAATAAATGTCGTCGTAACCTACCATCATGAATCCGGACTTTCCGGTTGCAGATACCATTCCCAAGTTGTCGGTGTATGCCATGGCAGGCATCAGTTTTGCCTGACGTGTGACGATCTCCCCTTTGCTGGGAAGTAACTTTCCGCTTGAGGCAAATGTCGATTTCATTTCATTGTAATCGCCCAAGCTGACTGCTGTGGTTGCATTCATATTGCCTGCAATATAAGCATACCCCCAGTCTATACAAATCAGGTCGCCTTTGTGGGCTGTGACGGGTTGGTCGATCGTTCCGGCCTGTATATAACTCAAACCATTGCGGCGGATCACTTTAGCAATTGTAGGTTGTATGGGTTTGTTTACTGCCAGTTGTGGAGTGGTTTCTATATATACCTGTACATCATGCTGTTTTTTGTCGATGGAGCGCACCTGATAAGAGATGTAGTTGACCGGAGTAGAGATGAGATCCAGATCGTCCAGCATCAAGGGGGCTGTAAACACGACATTCAGTTCTACCGGTCCGCAAGCGAATGTATAATAAGTCTGCGTGGGCAACACGGAAACAGATTTCTGTATGGCAAGATTTTCAAAGGCAGTCGTTTGGTTGTTAGGCACGAATAACCCGAAATCTACATAGGCGCCTCCGGTTGTATTGTGACAGTGGGCGGCAATTACATTTTTGCCTTTGCGAAGCTTCTTTTTGGTTTCAGCAGTCAATTCCAAGAGTACGTTGTCTCTCCAGCAATAATCTGTTGCTACCAGGCGTTCGCCATTCAGATAGAGTTCAAAGACATCATCATGCGAGTATTTCAGGTAGACCGGACGGTTGCTCAGATCTTCGTTCAGGTTGAATTCACGACGTACCCAAATGTCCGGTTCACTTTTCCAAGGGGTTCCGATCATAGATCTGTCTGAACTTCCGAAAGCTGCTTTTCCGGCTTTCCAACCGTTGGCATTGTATTCGATGTCTGTCCAGTTTCCGGCGGGTTGTTGGAAGGTGTAGTTACCTTCCCATATTTCATCTTCAACCATTGGGAGTATAGCCTCCAACGTTTGTTTTCCCATGAAACGATATACTTTTCCGTCTACACGGACAGCTCCGATAAGCGGATGTTCGGTTCCGGTCCAGTGTTCGGTACTTCCTTCATTCAGTTTGTCGTAGGGTGACCAGATGGAAAGGTATGGATCGGAAGTAATCAGTGGCACAGATGGTGCACGAAGTTCCGTTTTCTGTACAGGTGTGAACAAGTCGGCTGCTTGTGATTGGCAGAACAGTCCGATTGCCAACATCGTTGTAAATAGACTTTTCATTTGTTTTTGCATCTTGTTTTTTAAATACTATTCAGTAAATCCAGTTTTCCTTCGTTTACCAGTTTCAGAATCAATTCTCCGAAAAGTGTGTTTTGCCAGGCGAACCAAGCGCGGGTGAAGTTTGCCGGATCATCTTTATGGAAGGATTCGTGCATGAAACCTGTACCTGCATCTGTGTTTATCAGCATCCGGATACATTCTTTGATTTCCTGATCGTCTTGGCTGGTGAATGCCTTCATCATGATACTCATAGGCCATACCATATTGTAGCCGATGTGCGGGCCACCGATTCCTTCGCCAGCTTTTCCTTTGAAGAAATACGGATTGCTTTCACTCCATACGAAACGGCGGGTGTTCTGATAGATGGGATCGTTTACATCTACATCACCCAGATAAGGCATAGCGAGCAGGCTCGGTACATTGGCATCGTCCATTAGCATGTGATTGCCGAAGCCATCCACTTCGAAAGCATAAATAGTACCGAATTCCGGGTGGTTGTAAGTAGCATATTTCTTCAGTGCGGTTTCCACTTCATCGGCAAGTGCTGTACATTCTTGCGATAAGCTGTTGTTCTTGTTTACCGTTGAAAGAATTTCGGCCGCTTTTCTTAGAGAAGATACGGCAAAGAAATTAGATGGAACCAGATATTGGAAAGTGGTTGCATCATCGGATGGACGGAAGCAGGACACAATTAGTCCGACAGGATTGACAGGAGCACCCAGACCATCGTTGTTCAGGGTATCGAGAGCACGTTCCGTCTTGCGTTGGAACTTATAAGGACCTACACCATCCTTGCGTTGCTGTTCCTTGAACGTTTTCAGGATATTGGTAATCGCTTCAATCCAGGCTTGATCGAAGACACTGGCATCACCGGTTTCTTTCCAATACTGATAGGCCAGACGAAGCGGGTAGCAGAGTGAATCGATCTCCCACTTGCGTTCATGGAGTTCGGGCTTCATGTCTGTCAGGTCCGACATCCAGCTGCCGCC
This window contains:
- a CDS encoding glutaminase domain-containing protein, which translates into the protein MKSLFTTMLAIGLFCQSQAADLFTPVQKTELRAPSVPLITSDPYLSIWSPYDKLNEGSTEHWTGTEHPLIGAVRVDGKVYRFMGKQTLEAILPMVEDEIWEGNYTFQQPAGNWTDIEYNANGWKAGKAAFGSSDRSMIGTPWKSEPDIWVRREFNLNEDLSNRPVYLKYSHDDVFELYLNGERLVATDYCWRDNVLLELTAETKKKLRKGKNVIAAHCHNTTGGAYVDFGLFVPNNQTTAFENLAIQKSVSVLPTQTYYTFACGPVELNVVFTAPLMLDDLDLISTPVNYISYQVRSIDKKQHDVQVYIETTPQLAVNKPIQPTIAKVIRRNGLSYIQAGTIDQPVTAHKGDLICIDWGYAYIAGNMNATTAVSLGDYNEMKSTFASSGKLLPSKGEIVTRQAKLMPAMAYTDNLGMVSATGKSGFMMVGYDDIYSIEYMYQRRMAYWKHDGKVSIFDAFERAKENYESIMHRCRAYDAMILNDAEQAGGRKYAELCALAYRQVIAAHKLFKDEKGNLLFFSKENNSNGCVNTVDLTYPSAPLFLIYNPDLQKAMMTSIFEYSASGRWNKPFPAHDLGTYPIANGQVYGGDMPLEEGGNMVILTAAIAKAEGNANYAKRYWDLLTIWTDYLAEYGQNPENQLCTDDFAGHWAHNTNLSVKAIMGVAAYSEMARMLGMNDVAARYATTAKKMAVKWEEMAREGDHYRLAFDRENTWSQKYNMVWDKMWNLNLFPGVAEKEIKYYLTKQNAYGLPLDNRKTYSKSDWIMWTAAMASDQATFEKFIDPIYKYANETISRVPMNDWHYTDTGTWVGFKARSVIGGYWIKVLMDKMQEK
- a CDS encoding glycoside hydrolase family 38 N-terminal domain-containing protein, producing MKQSLMVCGAFLALTNGVVSAQTTATKTAKVYTVADAHLDTQWNWDVQTTIKEYVWNTLNQNLLLLKQYPNYIFNFEGGVKYAWMKEFYPREYELLKEYIKEGRWHISGSSWDANDALVPSTESFIRNIMLGQEYYRKEFGVESTDIFLPDCFGFGWTLPTIAAHCSLIGFSSQKLDWRVHPFFGKSKHPFTIGVWKGIDGSSIMLAHGYGYGKRWNDVDLSENKELMELAERTPLKTVYRYYGTGDIGGSPTIGSVRSVEKGVKGNGPLQIISATSDQLFKDYQPYKEHPELPMYDGELLMDVHGTGCYTSQAAMKLYNRQNELLGDAAERAAVGAEWLNLADYPGTFLTDAWKRFIYHQFHDDLTGTSIPRAYEFSWNDELISLSQFSDVLTSSVRGVASQLDTRVKGIPVVLYNPLGFSAKSVVEVEVSMPRAPKGVSVFDEAGKKVASQLLSYQNGKANLLIDAVVPPVGYAVYDVRTSGEKATELSAPVREGENYRVENSVYSMKLDANGDIISLLDKKNDKEIVKPGKAIRLALFTENKSYSWPAWEILKETIDKEPISITDKNAEVTLVENGPLRKTIRIKKQHDESVFCQYIRLYEGSQAPRIDFYNEIEWQSTNALLKAEFPLNVSNEKATYDLGIGSIQRGNNVPTAYEVYAHYWADLTDKNESYGVSILNDSKYGWDKPNDNTIRLTLLHTPETKRNYAYQNRQDFGFHSFTYSLIGHDGKLDKAETVQQGELLNQRLKAFQTDSHKGTLGKTFSFASSDNRNVLLKALKKAESSDEYVVRVYETEGKQEQKATLTFAGEITAACEADGTEKKIGNASFAGNTLQVSLKPYSVKTFKIKLKPSGSVAATLDSEYLALNYNRKCASWNEFRNEGNFESGYSYAAELLPESLTVNQIPFKLGEKDAANGMTCNGDTLQIPVGKGYNRIYFLAAATDADYEATFTTGKTQQKAFVPCYTGFIGQWGHTNHTEGYLKEAEIAYVGTHRHGATEDLPYEFTYMFKIGVDIPKGATTVILPANEKIVLFAATAVKETMEPVEVATQLFRTAVKGSVTIKEATVPKENILKEAHVMGWSGYTREGEHPRLMVDGNSETKWCDTSILPNYVDFDLGENKTISGWKLLNAGQESQSWITSDCFLQVKNAVNEEWKTVDGIFGNSSNEVSRNLSQPIEARYVRLLVTRPTQSKNGNAVRIYEFNVY
- a CDS encoding glycoside hydrolase family 97 protein, yielding MKKHLLLLCAFCVSLYGHSQKIYKLSSPDKNIGISISLSDKIDYDITYQNETLLEKGNLQLEIGNLQLGANPKLLKATSKSIQEELTPIVPLKYSTVSNNYNQLILKFKGDYSVEFRAFNDGLAYRFITNKKGIVEVKNETFQVHFPDNYLLHTQQPGSFKTAYEEAYQHIQSKDWKETDKMALLPILIDTQKGYKILISESNLTDYPALFLKSNNNNGMYSVFPKVPVEFGEDGDRSLKILKEADYIAKTNGKRDFPWRYFVISKDDRQLIENTMTYKLADKNLLEDTSWIKPGLASWEWWNGATPYGPDVNFVAGCNLNTYKYFIDFASRYGVPYIIMDEGWAKSTKDPYTPNPDVDLHELIRYGKEKNVGIVLWLTWLAVENNFELFGTFENWGIKGVKIDFMDRSDQWMVNYYEKVAKEAAKHHLFVDFHGSFKPAGLEYKYPNVLSYEGVRGMEQMGGCKPDNSVYLPFMRNAVGPMDYTPGAMFSMQPEVYRCERPNSASIGTRAYQMALFVIFESGLQMMADNPTLYYRNEECTRFITQVPQTWDETIALEAKAGEYAIVAKRKGDKWYIGGMTNNQQKERTFDLDFSFLKEGKTYRMTSFEDGINADRQAMDYRKKERTLKKGEKISIRLVRNGGFAAVIE
- a CDS encoding glycoside hydrolase family 125 protein, which encodes MKKKKIGLCAVALLCMSGTAKAALPALKQDNTKVVNHAQITAAYKTNRPAVKNRLYTSQAVEAEILRVKKLLTNAKLAWMFENCFPNTLDTTVHYRLLNGKPDTFVYTGDIHAMWLRDSGAQVWPYVQLANQDPELKKMLEGVIRRQFMCINIDPYANAYNDGPVGGSWMSDLTDMKPELHERKWEIDSLCYPLRLAYQYWKETGDASVFDQAWIEAITNILKTFKEQQRKDGVGPYKFQRKTERALDTLNNDGLGAPVNPVGLIVSCFRPSDDATTFQYLVPSNFFAVSSLRKAAEILSTVNKNNSLSQECTALADEVETALKKYATYNHPEFGTIYAFEVDGFGNHMLMDDANVPSLLAMPYLGDVDVNDPIYQNTRRFVWSESNPYFFKGKAGEGIGGPHIGYNMVWPMSIMMKAFTSQDDQEIKECIRMLINTDAGTGFMHESFHKDDPANFTRAWFAWQNTLFGELILKLVNEGKLDLLNSI